A single uncultured Methanolobus sp. DNA region contains:
- a CDS encoding ribonuclease III domain-containing protein → MNATINESYLKLKWNVKGIFDELPTIVKQLEYQKSILPEDHKKDRNKLNAWIGQLNAINKEIENIKTNKIPLLEKDIQYTFSDPDLVVLTFIQPSVKNLFTELDKYYQRIELEYDFGPYLNLDQAAKVLALIGDAAISLALVQVFWQPNISNVGQLTNQRSNVASNENLAKICDKWGLYESRIPNGRKKENTKKEKIDHTKGTIVEALFGVIYVEMGLDKIVSSVVVLK, encoded by the coding sequence TTGAACGCAACAATCAACGAGTCCTATCTTAAGTTAAAATGGAATGTCAAAGGAATATTTGACGAACTTCCAACTATCGTCAAGCAACTAGAATACCAAAAAAGCATACTTCCCGAAGACCATAAAAAAGACAGAAACAAGTTAAATGCCTGGATTGGACAGCTTAATGCAATCAATAAAGAAATAGAGAATATCAAAACAAATAAGATACCCCTATTGGAAAAAGACATCCAATACACTTTTAGCGACCCAGACCTTGTTGTTCTAACCTTTATACAGCCAAGTGTCAAGAATCTTTTTACTGAACTGGATAAATACTATCAGAGAATTGAACTTGAATATGATTTTGGTCCATATCTCAATTTAGATCAGGCGGCCAAGGTATTGGCTCTTATAGGCGATGCCGCAATTAGTCTTGCACTTGTTCAAGTTTTCTGGCAACCCAATATCTCAAATGTTGGCCAACTTACAAATCAACGCTCTAATGTAGCATCAAACGAAAATCTGGCCAAGATATGCGATAAATGGGGTCTTTACGAATCAAGAATTCCAAATGGTCGTAAGAAGGAAAATACAAAAAAGGAAAAAATAGATCATACAAAGGGAACCATTGTAGAGGCACTGTTTGGTGTTATCTATGTAGAAATGGGATTGGATAAGATTGTTTCTTCAGTAGTGGTCTTGAAGTGA
- a CDS encoding AAA domain-containing protein, protein MSSILEDVNSNTDFGDTTDDYSKLSHLNADISLVIDEKTTFSGTDNFTARALGINVKKGQKPDRQEIKSVLLPKLRSLENTTVSFLVENITIKKLNNDQQGDWRLRIDPNTPLYDDFVFNNNSIILECFRAKRRLKVRRISLQQVSRRPFSEEGILEGKVRIIEDAEQNLPDYTFMDTSDFDWLLKLEKRRLDLQKKIDEWEGYLNLYMGIIKNKQAWVAYQSLSRSGPTTAKLEISTRIFSENSAKHFYDENNVGVLDKEIPKGRNWKPDENTDEPAILGIISRGTKIKKILNNGPKNKQDWAEIEVELDDDYVFDTDKSDNTLNIHKDPLDKIPRQGILVNSIISDTTPILRQQRALERLTEGQAVNPCLEDFIFNIQEAKLPTRSDDIDRSTLVEGKLNEMQRLAVTKAINCPDISLIQGPPGTGKTTVIAELCYQTVLRGGKVLLASQTNLAVDNALCRLKNKSEIMPIRIGTRTTEDGEEFLEKNVTLRWFKAVRDNVAAICTKREALTNRFDGYESSVDSLEECHNGFEYARKEIVSIKDKLEKAENDLQQLKENENKIADRRKELIDRSNLINAVLKSGTYPARKEFENFAGFFPEITNIVNLELEHLFSPLKHDHEGNADVIDLGEILALLIDIRNSKRTEFTEHLVNLQVLISKLELLKNDEIQELEERKAGIINQLSSSRDREELARLSDEMFNINLKIDELKRQNSEARLGDAWTDSISAFRFQYDRLSRLFSLARMPDFRDSIVLLQQSLQPKKEFEASINELLALMQSFEEISLKIPEYFLQNLHTVAKDCESSIFETDKETEKLNAEISSLEYKRQELNTDLDQQNISIETLRKLISSCLNVLDEINTTKKDGKVTFNSDILDELKEKVSGLKNEHQNELRVSKRWTKLQKEWTKKIDASAPEDYESVTELYIDLANVVGATCSETGRYKFWGKEGREFDLVIVDEVSKATPPELLMPMLLGKQIILVGDHHQLPPLFKVRAEDITFDEMEENNPEIQKDQIEQIELKYKRLVTASYFQEMFENANPELKSRLIDQYRMHPTIMRAINQFYPDGYQLRCGIANPESERKNNYLLKDANGNSLSSEESHLIWINTEERLIDGKLRPNFEVTEENGSKFNSYEIESIEKVLLSIEEQFSSGPYAQGKKQEVAIISFYSSQVKKLRDMEKTLKSSGKISSLKIRIGTVDRFQGMESEIVIVSLVSSPKSGKPTSFVKDFRRINVAFSRAQSLLIIVGSAHVFEKVRVKINHDAVEDYKNAYGKIIRMSKDFSNGNYFVEGYKLHANRN, encoded by the coding sequence TTGAGCAGCATATTAGAAGATGTCAATTCTAATACCGATTTTGGGGACACAACTGATGATTACAGCAAACTTTCTCATTTGAACGCAGATATTTCTTTGGTTATTGATGAGAAGACAACGTTTTCAGGGACAGACAATTTCACAGCCAGGGCACTTGGAATTAATGTAAAAAAAGGACAGAAACCAGATAGACAGGAGATTAAAAGTGTCCTTCTTCCAAAGCTCAGAAGCCTTGAAAATACAACAGTAAGTTTTCTTGTGGAAAATATCACAATAAAAAAACTAAACAATGATCAACAGGGGGACTGGCGATTACGAATCGACCCCAACACACCTTTGTATGACGATTTTGTGTTCAATAACAATTCAATCATTCTAGAATGCTTTCGGGCAAAGAGACGTCTGAAAGTAAGAAGGATCTCTCTGCAACAGGTTTCAAGAAGACCTTTTAGTGAAGAAGGAATTCTGGAAGGAAAGGTTCGTATAATAGAGGATGCTGAGCAAAATCTTCCTGACTATACCTTCATGGATACAAGTGATTTTGACTGGTTATTGAAACTGGAGAAAAGAAGGCTGGACCTGCAGAAAAAAATTGATGAATGGGAAGGTTACCTGAATCTCTACATGGGCATTATCAAAAATAAACAGGCGTGGGTAGCCTATCAGAGCCTGAGCCGAAGTGGTCCGACGACTGCTAAACTGGAAATTTCAACTCGCATTTTTTCAGAAAACTCTGCTAAGCATTTTTACGATGAGAATAATGTTGGAGTCTTAGACAAGGAAATACCCAAAGGCAGGAACTGGAAACCTGACGAGAACACTGATGAGCCAGCCATTCTGGGAATAATTTCCAGAGGTACAAAGATAAAGAAGATACTTAACAACGGTCCCAAGAATAAGCAGGACTGGGCAGAGATTGAGGTAGAGCTGGATGATGACTATGTTTTTGATACAGATAAATCTGATAATACCTTAAACATTCATAAAGATCCCCTTGACAAGATTCCTCGGCAAGGTATTCTGGTAAATTCGATCATATCTGATACAACTCCTATCCTCAGACAGCAAAGGGCGTTAGAACGTCTCACAGAAGGCCAGGCTGTAAACCCGTGTCTGGAAGATTTCATCTTTAACATCCAAGAGGCAAAACTTCCAACACGTTCTGATGACATTGACAGGTCCACCCTAGTAGAGGGAAAACTAAACGAAATGCAGAGGTTGGCTGTGACCAAAGCTATCAACTGCCCGGACATTTCTCTTATACAGGGCCCTCCAGGTACAGGAAAAACAACGGTAATAGCTGAACTTTGTTATCAAACTGTGCTGCGTGGAGGAAAGGTTCTGCTGGCATCCCAAACAAATCTGGCAGTTGACAACGCACTTTGCCGGTTAAAGAACAAATCGGAGATAATGCCAATCAGAATTGGTACACGGACAACCGAAGACGGAGAAGAGTTTCTTGAGAAAAACGTAACATTACGCTGGTTCAAAGCTGTGAGAGATAATGTAGCGGCAATTTGCACAAAACGTGAAGCTCTCACAAACAGGTTTGATGGTTATGAGTCTTCAGTGGACTCTCTTGAAGAATGTCACAATGGTTTCGAATATGCCAGAAAAGAAATTGTTTCAATAAAGGATAAGCTTGAGAAAGCAGAAAACGATCTTCAGCAGTTGAAGGAGAATGAAAACAAGATCGCGGATAGAAGAAAAGAACTGATCGATAGATCAAACCTGATTAACGCGGTCCTGAAAAGTGGAACCTATCCTGCCAGAAAAGAATTTGAAAACTTTGCCGGCTTCTTTCCCGAGATCACAAACATTGTCAATCTGGAGCTTGAACATCTGTTTTCTCCCTTGAAACATGATCATGAGGGTAATGCGGATGTTATCGATCTAGGGGAAATACTTGCACTGCTTATTGATATTAGGAATTCCAAAAGAACAGAGTTCACAGAGCATCTTGTGAATTTACAGGTTTTAATTTCAAAGCTGGAACTCCTGAAAAACGATGAAATTCAGGAACTCGAAGAAAGAAAAGCAGGGATTATAAATCAATTGTCCAGCTCCAGAGATCGGGAAGAGCTTGCAAGATTATCAGATGAAATGTTCAATATAAATCTGAAAATCGATGAACTAAAAAGACAGAACAGCGAAGCAAGACTGGGAGACGCCTGGACAGATAGTATTTCTGCTTTCAGGTTCCAATACGACAGGCTTTCCAGATTATTTTCTTTAGCCAGAATGCCTGATTTCAGAGATAGTATAGTACTATTGCAGCAATCACTTCAGCCAAAAAAAGAATTTGAAGCATCTATAAATGAGCTTCTGGCTTTGATGCAGAGTTTTGAGGAAATTTCTTTAAAGATTCCTGAGTACTTCCTCCAAAACTTGCACACTGTAGCTAAGGACTGTGAGTCTTCTATATTTGAAACCGATAAAGAAACAGAGAAGCTCAATGCTGAGATCTCCAGTCTGGAGTATAAAAGGCAAGAACTAAATACCGATTTAGATCAGCAAAATATCAGCATTGAAACTCTCAGGAAACTGATCTCTTCCTGCCTTAATGTTCTTGATGAAATCAATACCACTAAGAAAGACGGAAAAGTTACCTTTAACAGCGATATCCTTGATGAGCTCAAAGAAAAAGTATCAGGTCTGAAAAATGAGCATCAAAATGAGCTGCGGGTCTCAAAAAGGTGGACCAAGCTCCAAAAGGAATGGACAAAAAAGATAGATGCTTCTGCACCGGAAGACTATGAATCTGTCACGGAACTGTATATCGACCTTGCGAACGTTGTGGGTGCAACATGTTCTGAAACAGGCAGATACAAATTCTGGGGCAAGGAAGGAAGAGAGTTTGACCTTGTGATAGTAGATGAAGTTTCCAAGGCAACCCCTCCTGAACTTTTAATGCCGATGCTTCTTGGCAAGCAGATAATTTTGGTAGGTGACCATCATCAGCTGCCTCCTCTGTTTAAAGTAAGGGCAGAGGATATCACATTCGATGAAATGGAAGAGAATAATCCAGAGATACAAAAGGATCAAATTGAGCAAATCGAACTTAAATATAAGAGACTCGTCACCGCTTCCTATTTCCAGGAAATGTTCGAAAATGCGAACCCAGAATTAAAGTCGCGTCTTATAGATCAATACAGAATGCATCCAACCATTATGAGAGCGATTAACCAGTTCTATCCGGATGGTTATCAACTGAGGTGTGGAATTGCCAATCCGGAATCAGAGCGAAAGAACAATTATCTGCTCAAGGATGCGAATGGGAATAGTCTATCGTCCGAAGAGTCTCATCTCATATGGATAAATACAGAAGAAAGGCTGATCGATGGCAAACTGAGACCTAATTTCGAGGTCACTGAAGAAAACGGCTCCAAATTTAATTCCTATGAAATTGAAAGCATTGAAAAGGTCCTGCTGTCTATAGAGGAACAATTCAGTTCAGGTCCATATGCACAAGGCAAAAAACAGGAAGTTGCAATAATTTCTTTTTATTCCAGCCAGGTAAAAAAACTGCGTGATATGGAAAAAACACTCAAGAGTTCCGGGAAAATCAGTTCCCTGAAAATCAGGATTGGAACAGTTGATCGTTTCCAGGGAATGGAAAGTGAAATTGTCATAGTCAGCCTGGTCTCGTCCCCAAAAAGCGGCAAACCAACAAGTTTTGTAAAAGATTTCCGGAGAATAAATGTAGCATTTTCAAGAGCCCAATCACTGTTGATCATAGTTGGGTCTGCACATGTGTTTGAGAAAGTAAGGGTCAAAATAAATCATGATGCAGTAGAAGACTACAAGAATGCCTATGGCAAGATAATACGGATGAGTAAAGATTTTTCAAATGGCAATTATTTTGTGGAGGGTTACAAGCTACATGCAAACCGGAACTAA